From a single Streptomyces rubradiris genomic region:
- a CDS encoding FMN-binding negative transcriptional regulator, whose product MFIQPWDAALDDAEWQNWIADGHDFGQLCVNGPSGLPPVVVPTHFAPDDGRLLIHLARPNPVWKAIERDPDVTFTVVGDYAFVPGPWRAKPGIPPTDSVPTSYYAAVQFTCRAHIIDDPEAKADLLRRQMAHFQPDGDHAPIDPGEPPYGRMLPGIRGLRLDVVDVRAKFKYDDHKPVEHRTAVADRLTRRGQGLDIPAARHQLRRLGRIGTWTP is encoded by the coding sequence ATGTTCATCCAGCCCTGGGACGCCGCCCTGGACGACGCCGAATGGCAGAACTGGATCGCCGACGGCCATGACTTCGGCCAGCTCTGTGTCAACGGCCCCTCGGGCCTGCCGCCCGTCGTCGTCCCCACCCACTTCGCCCCCGACGACGGCCGTCTGCTGATCCACCTCGCCCGCCCCAACCCGGTCTGGAAGGCGATCGAGCGCGACCCGGACGTCACCTTCACCGTCGTCGGCGACTACGCCTTCGTCCCCGGCCCCTGGCGCGCCAAGCCGGGCATCCCGCCCACGGACTCCGTCCCCACCAGCTACTACGCCGCCGTCCAGTTCACCTGCCGGGCCCACATCATCGACGACCCCGAGGCCAAGGCCGACCTGCTGCGCCGCCAGATGGCCCACTTCCAGCCCGACGGCGACCACGCCCCCATCGACCCCGGCGAACCCCCGTACGGCCGGATGCTCCCCGGCATCCGCGGCCTGCGCCTGGACGTCGTCGACGTACGCGCCAAGTTCAAGTACGACGACCACAAGCCCGTCGAGCACCGCACCGCCGTCGCCGACCGCCTCACCCGCCGCGGCCAGGGCCTCGACATACCCGCCGCCCGACACCAACTGCGCCGACTGGGCCGCATCGGCACCTGGACCCCATGA
- a CDS encoding B3/4 domain-containing protein: protein MTAFRISPAVADAFPDTLIAVVTVTGLRGHEPWPATVTAVADLEQQLAAGTWQPADETDPRIEAWHAAYRSFGTNPRRIRPSVDALGRRMAKKGGLPRINPAVDSYNAVSVRHGLPAGAFDLDHVTGDVDIRHAEGAEEFTPLGEPDTVENPKPGEIIYADTTGVLTRHWNHRDAHRTRVTEDSTHVAFVLETLHATRDGHLLKTAADELQDLLAPHSDRTTAHYLSPTTPHIGI, encoded by the coding sequence ATGACCGCCTTCCGCATCAGCCCCGCCGTCGCCGACGCGTTCCCCGACACGCTCATCGCCGTGGTCACCGTCACCGGCCTGCGCGGCCACGAGCCCTGGCCCGCCACCGTCACGGCCGTGGCGGACCTGGAGCAACAACTCGCCGCCGGTACCTGGCAGCCGGCCGACGAGACGGATCCGCGCATCGAGGCGTGGCACGCCGCCTACCGTTCCTTCGGCACCAATCCCCGTCGCATCCGGCCCAGCGTCGACGCGCTCGGCCGCCGCATGGCCAAGAAGGGCGGCCTGCCGCGGATCAACCCGGCCGTCGACTCCTACAACGCCGTCTCCGTCCGCCACGGCCTGCCCGCCGGCGCCTTCGACCTCGACCACGTCACCGGAGACGTCGACATCCGCCACGCCGAAGGGGCCGAGGAGTTCACCCCGCTCGGCGAACCCGACACGGTCGAGAACCCGAAGCCCGGCGAGATCATCTACGCCGACACCACCGGCGTGCTGACCCGCCACTGGAACCACCGCGACGCCCACCGCACCCGCGTCACCGAGGACTCGACACACGTCGCCTTCGTCCTGGAAACGCTCCACGCCACCCGCGACGGCCACCTCCTCAAGACCGCGGCGGACGAACTCCAGGACCTGCTCGCCCCGCACAGCGACCGGACGACGGCCCACTACCTCAGCCCCACAACCCCCCACATCGGCATCTGA
- a CDS encoding diaminopropionate ammonia-lyase: MSDNASPRLALPWFVRPEARAWRCEPAPAKARAFHSSLPDYARTPLTEVPSLAAELGVGRVFVKDESCRLGLPAFKALGASWAIHRVLAERAADGAGEDPVTLVTATDGNHGRAVARMARRLGQDAHVFVPQGVHPRAVAAIVAEQAKVTEVAGPYDEAVRLAAEEATAPGTVLVQDTAWPGYERIPGWIVEGYSTLCAEVDEQLTAEGVPAGPDLVSIPVGVGSLAQAVVTHYRSRPGGRAPALLSVEPEAAPCVLESLIAGEPVSVTTRPTIMAGLNCGAPSGIAWPRLRGGLDAAVAVADHDSARAAGDLAAAGVPSGPCGAAALAGLRAVLSGAGAGVRRTALGLGPDSVVVLLSTEGTAANPHSGPGHAPNG; the protein is encoded by the coding sequence GTGTCTGACAACGCTTCCCCTCGCCTCGCCCTGCCATGGTTCGTACGGCCCGAAGCCCGCGCCTGGCGGTGTGAACCCGCGCCCGCGAAGGCACGGGCCTTCCACTCCTCGCTGCCCGACTACGCCCGCACTCCACTGACGGAAGTCCCGTCCCTGGCGGCCGAGCTGGGAGTCGGACGGGTCTTCGTCAAGGACGAGTCGTGCCGACTGGGCCTCCCCGCGTTCAAGGCGCTGGGCGCGTCCTGGGCGATCCACCGGGTCCTCGCCGAGCGGGCCGCCGATGGCGCGGGGGAGGACCCGGTCACCCTGGTGACCGCCACCGACGGCAACCACGGCCGCGCGGTGGCCCGCATGGCACGCCGCCTCGGTCAGGACGCCCACGTCTTCGTCCCCCAGGGGGTGCATCCGCGGGCCGTGGCCGCCATCGTCGCCGAACAGGCGAAAGTCACCGAGGTCGCGGGGCCCTACGACGAGGCCGTACGCCTGGCGGCCGAGGAGGCCACCGCGCCGGGCACGGTCCTCGTCCAGGACACCGCCTGGCCGGGCTACGAGCGGATACCCGGGTGGATCGTCGAGGGCTACTCCACCCTCTGCGCCGAGGTGGACGAGCAACTGACGGCCGAGGGAGTCCCGGCCGGCCCCGACCTCGTCTCCATACCGGTGGGTGTGGGATCGCTGGCCCAGGCCGTGGTCACGCACTACCGCAGCCGCCCGGGCGGGCGGGCCCCGGCGCTGCTGTCCGTGGAACCGGAGGCAGCGCCCTGTGTCCTGGAGAGCCTCATCGCCGGCGAACCCGTCAGCGTCACCACGCGGCCGACCATCATGGCCGGGCTGAACTGCGGCGCCCCGTCCGGCATCGCCTGGCCCCGCCTGCGCGGCGGACTGGACGCCGCCGTCGCCGTCGCGGACCACGACAGCGCCCGCGCGGCCGGTGATCTGGCCGCCGCCGGTGTCCCCTCGGGCCCTTGCGGAGCCGCGGCGCTCGCCGGCCTGCGGGCGGTGCTCTCCGGCGCGGGCGCCGGGGTACGCCGTACGGCACTCGGGCTCGGGCCGGACTCGGTCGTCGTACTGCTGAGCACCGAGGGCACCGCGGCCAACCCGCACTCCGGGCCCGGTCACGCGCCGAACGGCTGA